One Candidatus Neomarinimicrobiota bacterium genomic window carries:
- a CDS encoding SLBB domain-containing protein translates to MRNIVKYSFLFILGIFLSGSLLAQNQSGEQPASRYLLPGEQSQIQMQVNIWGEVQKPGIYKVPSEINLIALLSSAGGPTDYAKLREVRIVRAFSDDAEQEVIHVDLEKYLDNADISGLPELYPGDTIFIPGNFRKYFSTTLGITSAITGIASSLALIVERLSRIQ, encoded by the coding sequence ATGCGAAATATTGTGAAATATTCTTTCCTGTTTATTCTCGGCATTTTTCTAAGCGGCAGCCTGCTTGCCCAGAACCAGTCCGGTGAACAGCCGGCTTCCCGGTACCTCCTGCCAGGTGAACAGAGTCAGATCCAGATGCAGGTGAACATCTGGGGCGAGGTCCAGAAGCCCGGTATCTACAAGGTGCCCAGCGAAATCAATCTCATTGCCTTACTTTCAAGTGCCGGTGGACCGACCGATTACGCAAAACTGAGGGAAGTCCGGATCGTGAGAGCGTTCTCCGATGATGCGGAGCAGGAAGTTATTCACGTGGATTTGGAAAAGTACCTGGACAATGCGGACATATCCGGCTTACCGGAATTGTATCCGGGGGACACCATTTTTATCCCTGGGAATTTCAGAAAATACTTTTCAACGACACTCGGTATAACCAGTGCAATTACCGGTATAGCGTCCTCACTCGCGCTGATAGTTGAGCGGCTTTCACGGATACAATAA